Proteins encoded by one window of Esox lucius isolate fEsoLuc1 chromosome 4, fEsoLuc1.pri, whole genome shotgun sequence:
- the LOC105029316 gene encoding cytokine-dependent hematopoietic cell linker isoform X2, whose translation MRKNMTKQEHGRYSNVDEDEYHVPDNHVEVFPVQIHPARSHQCDREYADRDLSRSSSTQSIHSGSSGSPVIPPRFQRGGLPCTPRHTGPPVNRQLKPGKQIRTQLDERMQAKESTEQNMQPTPSFRSLKPLANDLVKKSGLDLERPCRRDRQRRTQNVECNIPLEGQCLVRLPLNHNQRYSLDLESQLPTDIRLQEKDNSTAQSSVKRQQHHEWPQTKDDQDHIDFVPKERPCQMYNDEDWYIGPCDRVDAEHALHLVNKDGAFLVRDCSRNINSEPFVLVVFHDKRVFNVKIRFIPSKSKYALGTGQRANDMFDSVADIVKFHSIFPVVLIDGRNQSANRYQGNCVLTYPITKEDVNQLLA comes from the exons ATGAGAAAAAACATGACTAAACAGGAACATGGTCGCTATAGCAATGTGGATGAAGATGAGTATCATGTCCCAGACAACCATGTGGAAGTGTTCCCTGTGCAAATCCACCCTGCCAGATCACATCAGTGCGACAGAGAATACGCAG ACAGGGACCTTTCCAGATCATCCTCGACTCAAAGCATCCACTCTGGATCAAGT GGAAGCCCTGTCATACCTCCAAGATTTCAGAGAGGAGGACTCCCTTGTACtccaa GACATACTGGACCTCCTGTCAACCGTCAGCTGAAGCCAGGAAAACAAATCAGGACCCAGTTAG atGAGAGAATGCAAGCCAAGGAGTCAACAGAACAG AACATGCAACCCACACCAAG TTTCAGGTCGCTAAAACCCTTAGCCAATGACCTTGTAAAAAAGTCTGGCCTGGACCTCGAGAGGCCCTGCAGGAGAGA CAGACAAAGAAGAACACAAAAT GTGGAATGCAATATCCCACTTGAAG GTCAGTGTTTGGTGAGACTGCCACTTAACCATAACCAAAGATATTCTCTTGACCTTGAGTCTCAACTGCCCACAGACATAAG GTTGCAGGAAAAAGACAATTCCACAG CACAGTCTTCAGTGAAGCGCCAACAACACCATGAGTGGCCTCAGACCAAAGATGACCAGGACCACATTGATTTTGTCCCCAAGGAAAGACCTTGTCAG atgTATAATGACGAAGACTGGTACATAGGACCTTGCGATCGAGTAGATGCTGAACATGCCTTACACCTAGTGAACAAG GATGGTGCTTTTTTGGTGCGGGACTGCTCAAGGAACATTAACAGCGAGCCTTTTGTCTTAGTGGTGTTTCATGACAAGAGAGTTTTCAATGTTAAAATCCGGTTCATTCCAAGCAAGTCCAAATATGCCCTTGGGACTGGTCAACGTGCAAATGAC ATGTTTGATTCAGTAGCAGATATTGTCAAATTCCACTCGATTTTCCCTGTAGTCCTGATAGATGGAAGGAACCAGTCAGCCAACCGATACCAGGGGAACTGTGTGTTGACATACCCAATCACAAAAGAGGATGTAAACCAGTTGTTGGCATGA
- the LOC105029316 gene encoding cytokine-dependent hematopoietic cell linker isoform X3, with product MEPFMRKNMTKQEHGRYSNVDEDEYHVPDNHVEVFPVQIHPARSHQCDREYADRDLSRSSSTQSIHSGSSGSPVIPPRFQRGGLPCTPRHTGPPVNRQLKPGKQIRTQLDERMQAKESTEQNMQPTPSFRSLKPLANDLVKKSGLDLERPCRRDRQRRTQNVECNIPLEDIRLQEKDNSTAQSSVKRQQHHEWPQTKDDQDHIDFVPKERPCQMYNDEDWYIGPCDRVDAEHALHLVNKDGAFLVRDCSRNINSEPFVLVVFHDKRVFNVKIRFIPSKSKYALGTGQRANDMFDSVADIVKFHSIFPVVLIDGRNQSANRYQGNCVLTYPITKEDVNQLLA from the exons GAACCCTTTATGAGAAAAAACATGACTAAACAGGAACATGGTCGCTATAGCAATGTGGATGAAGATGAGTATCATGTCCCAGACAACCATGTGGAAGTGTTCCCTGTGCAAATCCACCCTGCCAGATCACATCAGTGCGACAGAGAATACGCAG ACAGGGACCTTTCCAGATCATCCTCGACTCAAAGCATCCACTCTGGATCAAGT GGAAGCCCTGTCATACCTCCAAGATTTCAGAGAGGAGGACTCCCTTGTACtccaa GACATACTGGACCTCCTGTCAACCGTCAGCTGAAGCCAGGAAAACAAATCAGGACCCAGTTAG atGAGAGAATGCAAGCCAAGGAGTCAACAGAACAG AACATGCAACCCACACCAAG TTTCAGGTCGCTAAAACCCTTAGCCAATGACCTTGTAAAAAAGTCTGGCCTGGACCTCGAGAGGCCCTGCAGGAGAGA CAGACAAAGAAGAACACAAAAT GTGGAATGCAATATCCCACTTGAAG ACATAAG GTTGCAGGAAAAAGACAATTCCACAG CACAGTCTTCAGTGAAGCGCCAACAACACCATGAGTGGCCTCAGACCAAAGATGACCAGGACCACATTGATTTTGTCCCCAAGGAAAGACCTTGTCAG atgTATAATGACGAAGACTGGTACATAGGACCTTGCGATCGAGTAGATGCTGAACATGCCTTACACCTAGTGAACAAG GATGGTGCTTTTTTGGTGCGGGACTGCTCAAGGAACATTAACAGCGAGCCTTTTGTCTTAGTGGTGTTTCATGACAAGAGAGTTTTCAATGTTAAAATCCGGTTCATTCCAAGCAAGTCCAAATATGCCCTTGGGACTGGTCAACGTGCAAATGAC ATGTTTGATTCAGTAGCAGATATTGTCAAATTCCACTCGATTTTCCCTGTAGTCCTGATAGATGGAAGGAACCAGTCAGCCAACCGATACCAGGGGAACTGTGTGTTGACATACCCAATCACAAAAGAGGATGTAAACCAGTTGTTGGCATGA
- the LOC105029316 gene encoding cytokine-dependent hematopoietic cell linker isoform X1, with the protein MEPFMRKNMTKQEHGRYSNVDEDEYHVPDNHVEVFPVQIHPARSHQCDREYADRDLSRSSSTQSIHSGSSGSPVIPPRFQRGGLPCTPRHTGPPVNRQLKPGKQIRTQLDERMQAKESTEQNMQPTPSFRSLKPLANDLVKKSGLDLERPCRRDRQRRTQNVECNIPLEGQCLVRLPLNHNQRYSLDLESQLPTDIRLQEKDNSTAQSSVKRQQHHEWPQTKDDQDHIDFVPKERPCQMYNDEDWYIGPCDRVDAEHALHLVNKDGAFLVRDCSRNINSEPFVLVVFHDKRVFNVKIRFIPSKSKYALGTGQRANDMFDSVADIVKFHSIFPVVLIDGRNQSANRYQGNCVLTYPITKEDVNQLLA; encoded by the exons GAACCCTTTATGAGAAAAAACATGACTAAACAGGAACATGGTCGCTATAGCAATGTGGATGAAGATGAGTATCATGTCCCAGACAACCATGTGGAAGTGTTCCCTGTGCAAATCCACCCTGCCAGATCACATCAGTGCGACAGAGAATACGCAG ACAGGGACCTTTCCAGATCATCCTCGACTCAAAGCATCCACTCTGGATCAAGT GGAAGCCCTGTCATACCTCCAAGATTTCAGAGAGGAGGACTCCCTTGTACtccaa GACATACTGGACCTCCTGTCAACCGTCAGCTGAAGCCAGGAAAACAAATCAGGACCCAGTTAG atGAGAGAATGCAAGCCAAGGAGTCAACAGAACAG AACATGCAACCCACACCAAG TTTCAGGTCGCTAAAACCCTTAGCCAATGACCTTGTAAAAAAGTCTGGCCTGGACCTCGAGAGGCCCTGCAGGAGAGA CAGACAAAGAAGAACACAAAAT GTGGAATGCAATATCCCACTTGAAG GTCAGTGTTTGGTGAGACTGCCACTTAACCATAACCAAAGATATTCTCTTGACCTTGAGTCTCAACTGCCCACAGACATAAG GTTGCAGGAAAAAGACAATTCCACAG CACAGTCTTCAGTGAAGCGCCAACAACACCATGAGTGGCCTCAGACCAAAGATGACCAGGACCACATTGATTTTGTCCCCAAGGAAAGACCTTGTCAG atgTATAATGACGAAGACTGGTACATAGGACCTTGCGATCGAGTAGATGCTGAACATGCCTTACACCTAGTGAACAAG GATGGTGCTTTTTTGGTGCGGGACTGCTCAAGGAACATTAACAGCGAGCCTTTTGTCTTAGTGGTGTTTCATGACAAGAGAGTTTTCAATGTTAAAATCCGGTTCATTCCAAGCAAGTCCAAATATGCCCTTGGGACTGGTCAACGTGCAAATGAC ATGTTTGATTCAGTAGCAGATATTGTCAAATTCCACTCGATTTTCCCTGTAGTCCTGATAGATGGAAGGAACCAGTCAGCCAACCGATACCAGGGGAACTGTGTGTTGACATACCCAATCACAAAAGAGGATGTAAACCAGTTGTTGGCATGA